One segment of Leucoraja erinacea ecotype New England chromosome 7, Leri_hhj_1, whole genome shotgun sequence DNA contains the following:
- the nfe2l2a gene encoding nuclear factor erythroid 2-related factor 2a isoform X2 — MMEIERPLAQQQQQNLDLIDILWRQDIDLGVVREDFDYNYRQKEHELEKQKKLEKEKQEQLQKERESALLAQLQLDEETGEFVAIRPAKQSAAIIPGGISESAQIAKAAERDDEALSFDECMQLLAESFPFVEGIESHTVGPEPPVPVPAQTSSQSMAPYQAQQTATSNFSSTTPETNSLEDLEQTWQELLSIPELQCLYMQNDNITSTGSAGYTSKNTPSEMPSDAYNFSVNLPGHHMAGANTSLLSLFEEVMPPESPTLHPLKTNTSDVMNLSYGHSPFSDQLFSMPLNVPRNGNISQGINMNESLTSIRDDAILEQINVSHLKVDKEFECMEPSKLPEVLDSDSGLSMTSSPSGTSPDNSVQSSICGDPSQGYSDSDGDEMESSPGCVQPELAEMYPMHFQNDGQYQAPSLDLVQSNSSLNLYTKEPKDDQPVSPGHSKSPFVKDKHSRRMEARLSRDEQRAKSLNVPFSVRKIINLPVDDFNEMVSKYQLNEAQLALIRDIRRRGKNKVAAQNCRKRKLENIVGLEHDMDQLKDEKEDLLQEKGEHAKDLLHLKQQLNNLYHEVFSMLRDEDGNPYSPSEYSLQQTADGSVFLVPRSKKLEIKRE; from the exons CAGAACTTGGATTTAATTGACATCCTGTGGAGGCAGGACATAGATCTCGGTGTTGTCCGTGAAGATTTTGATTATAACTACAGACAAAAGGAGCACGAACTAGAGAAACAGAAGAAACTTGAGAAGGAGAAACAAGAACAGTTGCAGAAGGAACGTGAGAGCGCTCTGCTGGCCCAGCTGCAGTTAGATGAAGAGACGGGCGAATTTGTCGCAATCCGACCGGCAAAGCAGAGTGCAGCCATAATCCCAGGAGGAATCTCGGAATCTGCGCAG ATTGCAAAGGCAGCAGAGAGAGATGATGAAGCTTTGTCGTTTGATGAATGTATGCAGCTCCTTGCAGAATCGTTCCCATTTGTAGAGGGTATAGAG TCTCATACAGTTGGACCTGAGCCTCCCGTTCCAGTTCCAGCTCAAACCAGTTCACAGTCGATGGCTCCTTACCAAGCTCAACAAACTGCTACTTCAAACTTTTCATCCACAACACCTGAAACAAACTCTCTGGAGGATTTGGAGCAAACCTGGCAAGAGCTGCTCTCAATCCCGGAGCTTCAG TGTCTGTATATGCAGAATGATAACATCACCAGTACTGGATCTGCAGGATATACTTCCAAGAACACACCTTCTGAGATGCCAAGTGACGCCTATAACTTCAGTGTAAATCTGCCAGGTCACCATATGGCTGGCGCCAACACcagcctcctctccctcttcgaAGAAGTAATGCCACCTGAAAGCCCCACACTACACCCACTCAAAACCAATACCTCTGACGTCATGAACCTTTCATACGGCCACAGTCCTTTCAGCGATCAGCTTTTCTCCATGCCTCTGAATGTCCCGAGGAACGGCAATATTTCCCAGGGCATCAACATGAACGAGTCCCTCACCAGCATTCGGGACGATGCCATTCTTGAACAAATCAACGTCTCTCACTTGAAGGTGGATAAAGAATTTGAGTGTATGGAGCCATCAAAATTGCCTGAAGTTCTGGATTCTGACTCGGGCCTGTCCATGACCTCAAGTCCCAGTGGAACCTCGCCAGATAATTCAGTGCAATCGTCCATTTGTGGAGACCCATCCCAAGGTTACAGTGACTCTGACGGAGACGAGATGGAAAGCAGCCCTGGCTGTGTACAGCCAGAATTGGCAGAGATGTACCCAATGCATTTCCAAAACGATGGCCAATATCAGGCACCCTCTCTTGATCTTGTGCAGTCAAACTCTAGCCTCAACCTTTACACGAAAGAACCAAAGGATGACCAGCCAGTGAGCCCTGGCCACAGTAAATCCCCCTTTGTCAAAGACAAGCATTCCAGACGCATGGAAGCTCGGCTCAGTCGAGATGAGCAACGGGCCAAATCACTCAATGTCCCTTTCTCCGTCAGAAAGATCATTAACCTTCCCGTCGACGATTTCAATGAAATGGTTTCCAAGTACCAGCTGAACGAGGCTCAGCTGGCCCTCATTCGTGACATCCGCCGCCGCGGCAAAAACAAGGTTGCGGCGCAGAACTGCCGCAAGCGTAAACTGGAAAATATCGTGGGTCTCGAACACGATATGGATCAGCTTAAGGATGAGAAAGAGGATCTTCTCCAAGAAAAGGGGGAGCATGCCAAAGACCTCCTCCATCTCAAGCAGCAGCTGAACAACCTGTACCACGAGGTTTTTAGCATGCTGAGAGATGAAGATGGCAATCCCTACTCTCCATCTGAATACTCACTACAGCAGACGGCTGACGGCAGTGTGTTCCTCGTTCCCCGGAGCAAGAAACTAGAGATAAAGAGAGAATGA
- the nfe2l2a gene encoding nuclear factor erythroid 2-related factor 2a isoform X1, translated as MMEIERPLAQQQQQQNLDLIDILWRQDIDLGVVREDFDYNYRQKEHELEKQKKLEKEKQEQLQKERESALLAQLQLDEETGEFVAIRPAKQSAAIIPGGISESAQIAKAAERDDEALSFDECMQLLAESFPFVEGIESHTVGPEPPVPVPAQTSSQSMAPYQAQQTATSNFSSTTPETNSLEDLEQTWQELLSIPELQCLYMQNDNITSTGSAGYTSKNTPSEMPSDAYNFSVNLPGHHMAGANTSLLSLFEEVMPPESPTLHPLKTNTSDVMNLSYGHSPFSDQLFSMPLNVPRNGNISQGINMNESLTSIRDDAILEQINVSHLKVDKEFECMEPSKLPEVLDSDSGLSMTSSPSGTSPDNSVQSSICGDPSQGYSDSDGDEMESSPGCVQPELAEMYPMHFQNDGQYQAPSLDLVQSNSSLNLYTKEPKDDQPVSPGHSKSPFVKDKHSRRMEARLSRDEQRAKSLNVPFSVRKIINLPVDDFNEMVSKYQLNEAQLALIRDIRRRGKNKVAAQNCRKRKLENIVGLEHDMDQLKDEKEDLLQEKGEHAKDLLHLKQQLNNLYHEVFSMLRDEDGNPYSPSEYSLQQTADGSVFLVPRSKKLEIKRE; from the exons AACTTGGATTTAATTGACATCCTGTGGAGGCAGGACATAGATCTCGGTGTTGTCCGTGAAGATTTTGATTATAACTACAGACAAAAGGAGCACGAACTAGAGAAACAGAAGAAACTTGAGAAGGAGAAACAAGAACAGTTGCAGAAGGAACGTGAGAGCGCTCTGCTGGCCCAGCTGCAGTTAGATGAAGAGACGGGCGAATTTGTCGCAATCCGACCGGCAAAGCAGAGTGCAGCCATAATCCCAGGAGGAATCTCGGAATCTGCGCAG ATTGCAAAGGCAGCAGAGAGAGATGATGAAGCTTTGTCGTTTGATGAATGTATGCAGCTCCTTGCAGAATCGTTCCCATTTGTAGAGGGTATAGAG TCTCATACAGTTGGACCTGAGCCTCCCGTTCCAGTTCCAGCTCAAACCAGTTCACAGTCGATGGCTCCTTACCAAGCTCAACAAACTGCTACTTCAAACTTTTCATCCACAACACCTGAAACAAACTCTCTGGAGGATTTGGAGCAAACCTGGCAAGAGCTGCTCTCAATCCCGGAGCTTCAG TGTCTGTATATGCAGAATGATAACATCACCAGTACTGGATCTGCAGGATATACTTCCAAGAACACACCTTCTGAGATGCCAAGTGACGCCTATAACTTCAGTGTAAATCTGCCAGGTCACCATATGGCTGGCGCCAACACcagcctcctctccctcttcgaAGAAGTAATGCCACCTGAAAGCCCCACACTACACCCACTCAAAACCAATACCTCTGACGTCATGAACCTTTCATACGGCCACAGTCCTTTCAGCGATCAGCTTTTCTCCATGCCTCTGAATGTCCCGAGGAACGGCAATATTTCCCAGGGCATCAACATGAACGAGTCCCTCACCAGCATTCGGGACGATGCCATTCTTGAACAAATCAACGTCTCTCACTTGAAGGTGGATAAAGAATTTGAGTGTATGGAGCCATCAAAATTGCCTGAAGTTCTGGATTCTGACTCGGGCCTGTCCATGACCTCAAGTCCCAGTGGAACCTCGCCAGATAATTCAGTGCAATCGTCCATTTGTGGAGACCCATCCCAAGGTTACAGTGACTCTGACGGAGACGAGATGGAAAGCAGCCCTGGCTGTGTACAGCCAGAATTGGCAGAGATGTACCCAATGCATTTCCAAAACGATGGCCAATATCAGGCACCCTCTCTTGATCTTGTGCAGTCAAACTCTAGCCTCAACCTTTACACGAAAGAACCAAAGGATGACCAGCCAGTGAGCCCTGGCCACAGTAAATCCCCCTTTGTCAAAGACAAGCATTCCAGACGCATGGAAGCTCGGCTCAGTCGAGATGAGCAACGGGCCAAATCACTCAATGTCCCTTTCTCCGTCAGAAAGATCATTAACCTTCCCGTCGACGATTTCAATGAAATGGTTTCCAAGTACCAGCTGAACGAGGCTCAGCTGGCCCTCATTCGTGACATCCGCCGCCGCGGCAAAAACAAGGTTGCGGCGCAGAACTGCCGCAAGCGTAAACTGGAAAATATCGTGGGTCTCGAACACGATATGGATCAGCTTAAGGATGAGAAAGAGGATCTTCTCCAAGAAAAGGGGGAGCATGCCAAAGACCTCCTCCATCTCAAGCAGCAGCTGAACAACCTGTACCACGAGGTTTTTAGCATGCTGAGAGATGAAGATGGCAATCCCTACTCTCCATCTGAATACTCACTACAGCAGACGGCTGACGGCAGTGTGTTCCTCGTTCCCCGGAGCAAGAAACTAGAGATAAAGAGAGAATGA
- the nfe2l2a gene encoding nuclear factor erythroid 2-related factor 2a isoform X3, with the protein MNLDLIDILWRQDIDLGVVREDFDYNYRQKEHELEKQKKLEKEKQEQLQKERESALLAQLQLDEETGEFVAIRPAKQSAAIIPGGISESAQIAKAAERDDEALSFDECMQLLAESFPFVEGIESHTVGPEPPVPVPAQTSSQSMAPYQAQQTATSNFSSTTPETNSLEDLEQTWQELLSIPELQCLYMQNDNITSTGSAGYTSKNTPSEMPSDAYNFSVNLPGHHMAGANTSLLSLFEEVMPPESPTLHPLKTNTSDVMNLSYGHSPFSDQLFSMPLNVPRNGNISQGINMNESLTSIRDDAILEQINVSHLKVDKEFECMEPSKLPEVLDSDSGLSMTSSPSGTSPDNSVQSSICGDPSQGYSDSDGDEMESSPGCVQPELAEMYPMHFQNDGQYQAPSLDLVQSNSSLNLYTKEPKDDQPVSPGHSKSPFVKDKHSRRMEARLSRDEQRAKSLNVPFSVRKIINLPVDDFNEMVSKYQLNEAQLALIRDIRRRGKNKVAAQNCRKRKLENIVGLEHDMDQLKDEKEDLLQEKGEHAKDLLHLKQQLNNLYHEVFSMLRDEDGNPYSPSEYSLQQTADGSVFLVPRSKKLEIKRE; encoded by the exons AACTTGGATTTAATTGACATCCTGTGGAGGCAGGACATAGATCTCGGTGTTGTCCGTGAAGATTTTGATTATAACTACAGACAAAAGGAGCACGAACTAGAGAAACAGAAGAAACTTGAGAAGGAGAAACAAGAACAGTTGCAGAAGGAACGTGAGAGCGCTCTGCTGGCCCAGCTGCAGTTAGATGAAGAGACGGGCGAATTTGTCGCAATCCGACCGGCAAAGCAGAGTGCAGCCATAATCCCAGGAGGAATCTCGGAATCTGCGCAG ATTGCAAAGGCAGCAGAGAGAGATGATGAAGCTTTGTCGTTTGATGAATGTATGCAGCTCCTTGCAGAATCGTTCCCATTTGTAGAGGGTATAGAG TCTCATACAGTTGGACCTGAGCCTCCCGTTCCAGTTCCAGCTCAAACCAGTTCACAGTCGATGGCTCCTTACCAAGCTCAACAAACTGCTACTTCAAACTTTTCATCCACAACACCTGAAACAAACTCTCTGGAGGATTTGGAGCAAACCTGGCAAGAGCTGCTCTCAATCCCGGAGCTTCAG TGTCTGTATATGCAGAATGATAACATCACCAGTACTGGATCTGCAGGATATACTTCCAAGAACACACCTTCTGAGATGCCAAGTGACGCCTATAACTTCAGTGTAAATCTGCCAGGTCACCATATGGCTGGCGCCAACACcagcctcctctccctcttcgaAGAAGTAATGCCACCTGAAAGCCCCACACTACACCCACTCAAAACCAATACCTCTGACGTCATGAACCTTTCATACGGCCACAGTCCTTTCAGCGATCAGCTTTTCTCCATGCCTCTGAATGTCCCGAGGAACGGCAATATTTCCCAGGGCATCAACATGAACGAGTCCCTCACCAGCATTCGGGACGATGCCATTCTTGAACAAATCAACGTCTCTCACTTGAAGGTGGATAAAGAATTTGAGTGTATGGAGCCATCAAAATTGCCTGAAGTTCTGGATTCTGACTCGGGCCTGTCCATGACCTCAAGTCCCAGTGGAACCTCGCCAGATAATTCAGTGCAATCGTCCATTTGTGGAGACCCATCCCAAGGTTACAGTGACTCTGACGGAGACGAGATGGAAAGCAGCCCTGGCTGTGTACAGCCAGAATTGGCAGAGATGTACCCAATGCATTTCCAAAACGATGGCCAATATCAGGCACCCTCTCTTGATCTTGTGCAGTCAAACTCTAGCCTCAACCTTTACACGAAAGAACCAAAGGATGACCAGCCAGTGAGCCCTGGCCACAGTAAATCCCCCTTTGTCAAAGACAAGCATTCCAGACGCATGGAAGCTCGGCTCAGTCGAGATGAGCAACGGGCCAAATCACTCAATGTCCCTTTCTCCGTCAGAAAGATCATTAACCTTCCCGTCGACGATTTCAATGAAATGGTTTCCAAGTACCAGCTGAACGAGGCTCAGCTGGCCCTCATTCGTGACATCCGCCGCCGCGGCAAAAACAAGGTTGCGGCGCAGAACTGCCGCAAGCGTAAACTGGAAAATATCGTGGGTCTCGAACACGATATGGATCAGCTTAAGGATGAGAAAGAGGATCTTCTCCAAGAAAAGGGGGAGCATGCCAAAGACCTCCTCCATCTCAAGCAGCAGCTGAACAACCTGTACCACGAGGTTTTTAGCATGCTGAGAGATGAAGATGGCAATCCCTACTCTCCATCTGAATACTCACTACAGCAGACGGCTGACGGCAGTGTGTTCCTCGTTCCCCGGAGCAAGAAACTAGAGATAAAGAGAGAATGA